From a single Microscilla marina ATCC 23134 genomic region:
- a CDS encoding triple tyrosine motif-containing protein → MTIKLFLLNLLILTSSIFSAIAQSNSLFTKKFDLKTNVSSERHNTLVIDHNSKVLSATLFGIETFDGVTWKRNEIYDGKKKIYMLYILQKNKYHQGSYLIASRGNFGFLSYQNDQFQYTSLASKQLNDSIIGSHVVRILQLNSSTYFFGRKGFVVYNHQDNTLKVIKNNIDLSKKYRYEYFVIGQQIVSKGPNNQVLVLQNNQWQTSTKHYFLKKYNAAKFFELSPHQKLLISKSGDFYLSGKRHLFRKNDTLSVMFQGTYGFRIKHRAGKLFIKSHKKIAIYDLKQNKVIFLKQFKKARLTNFDIDKQGNFWVSSYDGIFFIETNIVFKARTNHTNTFKQYHIDDMTFDIKRNNIDVEVRKKGKSKLFKKLGLIHNIVKVRSNIYFCTTKGLYLFKDDELNKIYNAECYIILNYSSKGQNNLLFIEGRVLLLNARQKVVKEMSVPGLALRTIIFNNKIYYSTEDEAYRITLNNKGDSIVNVSRLKFPNRTAYDFEFFKTSDGLVINNAKGIYLIKEQNENKTIHLSKNIIGISRNKKGDYNVNFTYVYCNSIDSFFVVPLYIGEYNGKNIPGHLIKNAKGAYQWHNKPFKRLDKCLLSSITQTPQNTYELVANDHIIEYDPNKKIDVDYAFKTYIRSVQIKTKHTDTTRRKNILVDSIIYYGNAVQPPAPTLAYQHNTLTFTYASDSWAAYERNLYSYQLIGLDEGWSGWSTEQKKEYTHLREGTYTFRVRCKNIYGTISSVDSYTFTILPPWHRTIWAYALYVLVGLALLIGGSYGYSRYRSRQLYLRNQHLEQVVDERTQEILAQKEEISQQADMLQVTNDELKQANERIQREKDEKVKIYLQEATETANKLQQVRNTLAKEGSDEAQKILKQAISGVDEFVIIREKVRQEYPDFTERIDQALIDKKITKLVWQVGYCLKLGMLPAEVAEVLPTNNRSVSTHGSNLRRLGILDPIKKA, encoded by the coding sequence ATCCAGTATCTTTTCAGCAATAGCCCAAAGCAATAGTTTATTTACCAAGAAATTTGATTTAAAAACCAACGTATCATCAGAAAGGCATAATACCCTTGTTATAGATCACAATAGCAAGGTTTTATCTGCTACCTTATTTGGGATAGAAACCTTTGATGGAGTAACTTGGAAACGGAATGAAATATATGATGGTAAGAAGAAGATATATATGCTATACATTCTTCAAAAAAATAAATACCATCAAGGTAGTTACTTAATCGCAAGTAGAGGTAATTTTGGTTTTTTATCTTACCAAAACGATCAGTTTCAATACACAAGCCTTGCTTCAAAGCAATTGAACGACTCCATTATTGGTTCTCATGTGGTACGTATTTTACAATTAAACTCAAGTACTTATTTTTTTGGGAGAAAAGGGTTTGTGGTATATAATCACCAAGACAATACTTTAAAAGTTATAAAAAACAATATTGATTTAAGTAAAAAATATAGATATGAATATTTTGTAATAGGACAACAAATTGTATCAAAGGGTCCCAATAACCAAGTACTTGTATTACAAAACAACCAATGGCAAACCTCCACGAAACATTATTTTTTAAAAAAATACAATGCCGCGAAATTTTTTGAGCTAAGTCCCCACCAAAAATTGTTGATTAGCAAAAGTGGGGATTTTTACCTTTCGGGCAAAAGACATCTGTTTAGGAAAAATGACACTTTATCAGTCATGTTTCAAGGTACTTATGGTTTCCGGATCAAACATAGAGCAGGGAAACTTTTTATAAAAAGCCACAAAAAAATAGCAATCTATGATCTGAAACAAAATAAAGTCATATTTCTAAAACAATTCAAGAAAGCCAGGTTAACTAATTTTGACATTGACAAACAAGGTAATTTTTGGGTTTCTTCTTATGATGGTATTTTTTTTATAGAAACCAATATAGTTTTCAAAGCTCGTACTAATCATACCAACACATTCAAACAATACCATATTGATGATATGACTTTCGATATCAAGCGTAACAACATAGATGTGGAAGTCAGGAAAAAAGGCAAATCTAAGTTATTTAAAAAACTTGGACTTATTCACAACATAGTGAAGGTAAGAAGCAATATTTACTTCTGTACAACTAAAGGCTTGTATTTGTTCAAAGATGATGAGCTAAATAAAATATACAATGCAGAATGCTATATAATTTTAAACTATAGCTCAAAAGGACAAAATAACTTGTTATTTATAGAAGGCAGAGTGCTATTGTTAAATGCCAGGCAGAAAGTAGTTAAAGAAATGAGCGTACCAGGCTTAGCATTGAGAACCATTATTTTTAATAATAAAATATATTATTCTACTGAAGACGAAGCGTATAGAATAACATTAAATAACAAAGGGGATAGCATTGTTAATGTATCACGGCTAAAATTCCCTAATAGAACAGCCTACGACTTCGAGTTTTTCAAGACTTCTGATGGCTTAGTGATCAACAATGCAAAAGGCATTTACCTGATCAAGGAACAAAACGAAAATAAGACTATTCATCTGTCTAAGAATATAATAGGGATTTCCAGAAATAAAAAAGGGGATTATAATGTAAACTTTACATACGTATACTGTAATAGCATTGATAGTTTTTTTGTTGTACCCCTGTACATTGGCGAATACAACGGCAAAAACATTCCTGGGCATCTAATAAAAAATGCCAAAGGTGCTTATCAATGGCATAATAAGCCTTTTAAGAGACTAGACAAATGCCTTTTGTCAAGCATTACCCAGACCCCACAAAACACCTACGAGCTTGTTGCCAATGACCATATCATAGAATATGATCCCAACAAGAAAATAGATGTTGACTATGCTTTCAAAACCTACATACGAAGTGTACAAATTAAAACAAAGCATACTGATACTACTCGACGAAAGAACATATTAGTAGATTCTATCATTTATTATGGTAATGCAGTACAGCCACCAGCACCTACATTGGCATATCAGCACAACACCCTCACCTTTACCTACGCCAGCGATAGCTGGGCGGCGTATGAACGAAACTTGTACAGTTACCAGCTCATTGGGCTTGACGAGGGCTGGTCGGGCTGGAGCACTGAGCAAAAGAAAGAGTATACCCACTTACGCGAAGGTACTTATACCTTTAGGGTACGTTGTAAAAACATCTATGGCACCATTAGCTCAGTAGACAGTTACACCTTTACTATACTACCTCCCTGGCACCGCACTATCTGGGCTTATGCTCTGTATGTACTGGTCGGGCTTGCTTTGCTCATTGGGGGCAGTTATGGCTATAGCCGTTACCGTAGTCGCCAGCTCTACCTGCGTAATCAACACCTGGAACAAGTAGTAGATGAACGCACTCAGGAAATACTTGCCCAAAAAGAAGAAATTAGCCAACAGGCTGATATGTTACAAGTGACCAATGATGAACTCAAACAAGCCAACGAGCGAATACAGAGAGAAAAAGACGAAAAAGTAAAAATTTATCTGCAAGAAGCCACCGAAACTGCCAACAAGCTCCAGCAGGTGCGTAACACCCTTGCCAAAGAAGGTAGTGATGAAGCTCAAAAAATACTTAAGCAAGCCATCAGTGGAGTAGATGAGTTTGTGATTATCAGAGAGAAGGTTCGTCAAGAGTATCCAGATTTTACGGAACGTATTGACCAGGCATTGATAGACAAAAAAATAACCAAACTAGTATGGCAAGTAGGCTACTGCCTCAAGTTAGGCATGTTGCCCGCCGAAGTAGCCGAGGTACTCCCAACCAACAATCGTTCAGTATCTACGCATGGCTCTAACCTACGTCGGCTAGGAATATTAGACCCTATCAAGAAAGCATAG
- a CDS encoding PIN domain-containing protein has translation MIYLTFDSNIWIYSLDDSWKAENLLVDYLDTWVKSGQVKLLLPSIILDEWKKNKERMIAEREKKLKAFFETADEILPTAFFADYKTISVQKAIISNQVDSIEQLLQSAEIIPQSQKVKDQIIDWGIAKKAPMHKKTSVADAMIILSLFDYAKNKKGNDYYFVSENKDDFFEKGKQKIHPDLAPYFEELNIKAYSKLKHFIHNIKTFYNLPENNELKQKQRLKNKLKARVYNPEYYSIEVEHESDFAANNSTLDHILAYEKPTKEQMIFALALIDSGVAYEKHFYHNLKKPSWLKILQKKGVFHHSNIPEKGSRKDDRWFPVWYLLYLAKQAAQGKLDEEVIDTILKIIQTVSNKAKPDASTWTWGCFLDILKDLPNKKVTIELLEFIPFWFAVEAKPDTRPHVLCSKLLPKFLPKTPTKNDIEKAKYILKFLLSIYLTSDANPMYVQYYIKVAVHSLVKLFLDDALRSRITEHCFDDLIIDLADNLKKLRFFSPEGITFTLNLNGGKEYEVKAFIKELDLELQVTRDDDPDSSDVSCNIRNFENLNIAQTKQTIINTLAKKGISYIPSEGNEDSLNDFVEQLFEGTYFYLLTDIAPFTTNEENYENKDFDKALASIFKKLLNEKTKQAPADALLLLEIFALNRYYRVPFFRKTVLEVIGENYSHTKQLFWNLIGNNDPHQLLSKYHYEKIIYDLLDKNSDELSNDEVFRLKEIIEQGPQGDRPDKNLDYINDWKLRWYSSLRNLPLAKEVYEKLSQEQGKTHKDFENKSKVTYRVGHTSPLSIEELQAKSNNEIVEYIRSFKQHEDKHDWDSPSIIGLSENLKEMIFADPQNITSEIHLYLGLPYTYIYHILSGLREAWRNKMSFDWQKVLIFCKNYLNQVGFYEGEYQIENNRVSYEWVVRTISDLLSEGMQSDEHAFGLELLPLAKEIILVLANNIKPVNEGDFERTKMVYEHYVLNSNAGKFLMMTLNYSLRRARNLDNNKDIKWEKDITTVFEAALEKNIVDAYIIIGWHYQQFYYLNQDWLKGKVQQFYTLGEYVWHPFMGGIFVSPPPPNDEMYHLFYPHYERAINEHIDIKHRSNSNGYIHHIVAFYFWDYESIADERIIALFLQKAKPTLHNEFIDFIGRQKKYYQSLQKEDAEAFEQKIYQVWSFLTLKYKETQEKEELELLGNLVKLIEYVPELTPEYTNLILKSSEKIDDQFSTFWLIKGLRFLMTKGNPSTVAGQIGRIFNSIAMNAYISEESELNIKDLMIFLYENGQKTAANVVCDKLLKNGYKFLVSTYKKYNQDIIG, from the coding sequence ATGATTTACTTAACCTTTGACAGCAATATTTGGATCTATTCATTGGATGATTCCTGGAAAGCAGAAAATCTTCTGGTAGATTATTTAGATACTTGGGTAAAAAGTGGTCAGGTCAAACTTTTGCTTCCCTCAATAATACTAGATGAGTGGAAGAAGAACAAAGAAAGAATGATAGCAGAACGAGAAAAGAAATTGAAAGCTTTTTTTGAGACAGCAGATGAAATATTACCAACCGCTTTTTTTGCCGATTACAAAACCATAAGTGTTCAAAAAGCTATTATTTCAAATCAAGTCGATAGCATTGAGCAATTACTACAATCTGCAGAAATAATACCTCAAAGTCAAAAAGTAAAAGATCAAATCATTGACTGGGGAATTGCCAAGAAAGCTCCTATGCACAAAAAAACAAGTGTAGCTGATGCAATGATCATATTGTCGCTTTTTGATTATGCCAAAAACAAAAAAGGAAATGACTATTATTTTGTTTCTGAAAATAAAGATGATTTTTTTGAAAAAGGAAAGCAAAAAATTCACCCAGATTTGGCTCCTTATTTTGAGGAATTGAACATAAAGGCGTATTCAAAACTAAAGCATTTTATCCACAATATAAAAACCTTTTACAACCTCCCAGAAAACAATGAGCTCAAACAAAAGCAAAGATTAAAAAATAAGCTCAAAGCTAGAGTATATAACCCCGAATATTACAGCATAGAGGTAGAACATGAAAGCGATTTTGCTGCTAATAACAGTACTTTAGATCATATATTAGCTTATGAAAAACCTACCAAAGAGCAGATGATCTTTGCATTAGCCTTGATTGATTCAGGTGTAGCCTATGAAAAACATTTTTACCACAATCTAAAGAAACCTTCTTGGTTAAAAATCCTTCAAAAGAAAGGTGTTTTTCATCACTCGAATATTCCAGAAAAAGGTTCTAGGAAAGATGACAGGTGGTTTCCTGTGTGGTACTTATTATATTTAGCTAAACAAGCTGCTCAAGGTAAACTTGATGAAGAGGTTATTGATACTATCCTGAAAATAATACAAACGGTCTCCAACAAAGCAAAACCTGATGCCAGTACTTGGACTTGGGGGTGTTTTTTGGACATATTGAAAGACTTGCCCAATAAAAAAGTTACAATTGAGTTATTAGAGTTTATTCCTTTTTGGTTTGCGGTTGAAGCAAAACCTGATACAAGACCTCATGTACTTTGTTCAAAGCTTTTACCTAAGTTTTTGCCTAAAACTCCTACCAAAAATGACATAGAAAAAGCCAAATATATTTTAAAGTTTTTATTGTCCATATACCTCACCTCTGATGCTAACCCTATGTATGTACAATATTATATAAAAGTTGCTGTACATAGTTTGGTGAAGCTTTTTTTAGATGATGCTTTACGATCAAGGATAACCGAACATTGTTTTGATGACTTAATAATTGATCTGGCAGATAATTTAAAGAAGCTACGTTTTTTTTCACCAGAAGGAATTACATTTACTCTCAACCTTAATGGAGGTAAAGAATACGAGGTGAAAGCTTTTATAAAAGAGCTTGATCTTGAATTACAAGTGACTCGAGATGACGACCCTGACTCTTCAGATGTTTCTTGTAATATTCGCAACTTTGAGAATCTTAACATCGCACAAACAAAACAAACAATAATCAATACACTTGCAAAAAAAGGAATTAGCTATATCCCTTCAGAAGGAAACGAAGATAGCCTGAACGATTTTGTAGAACAACTATTCGAAGGCACATACTTTTACTTACTAACTGATATTGCGCCATTTACTACTAATGAAGAGAATTACGAAAACAAAGATTTTGATAAAGCACTTGCCTCCATATTCAAAAAACTATTAAACGAAAAAACAAAGCAGGCACCAGCAGATGCCTTGTTACTACTAGAAATATTTGCCCTTAACAGGTATTATAGAGTACCATTTTTTCGCAAAACAGTGCTTGAAGTAATTGGAGAAAACTATAGCCATACCAAGCAATTATTTTGGAATTTAATTGGAAATAATGATCCACATCAACTATTGTCAAAATATCACTATGAAAAAATAATCTATGATTTATTAGATAAGAATAGTGATGAACTATCAAATGACGAAGTTTTCAGGCTAAAAGAAATCATAGAACAAGGACCACAAGGTGATCGACCAGATAAAAACCTTGATTATATAAATGACTGGAAGCTACGGTGGTACTCTTCACTACGAAATTTGCCCTTAGCAAAAGAGGTTTACGAAAAACTATCTCAGGAACAGGGCAAAACCCACAAAGATTTTGAAAACAAAAGCAAGGTCACTTATAGAGTTGGACATACGTCACCTCTCTCAATAGAAGAACTACAAGCAAAAAGCAACAACGAAATAGTAGAGTATATTAGGTCTTTTAAGCAACACGAAGACAAACATGATTGGGATAGCCCCTCGATAATTGGTTTGTCTGAAAATCTTAAAGAAATGATATTTGCTGACCCTCAAAATATTACGTCTGAAATTCACCTATATCTTGGACTTCCATATACTTATATCTATCATATTTTAAGCGGTTTACGAGAAGCCTGGCGAAATAAAATGTCATTTGATTGGCAAAAGGTTTTAATATTTTGCAAAAACTATTTGAATCAAGTTGGTTTTTATGAGGGTGAATATCAAATTGAAAATAATCGTGTCAGTTACGAATGGGTTGTAAGGACTATTAGTGACTTACTATCCGAAGGCATGCAATCAGATGAGCATGCATTTGGTTTAGAACTATTACCATTGGCAAAAGAAATTATTTTGGTTTTAGCCAACAATATCAAGCCAGTTAACGAAGGTGATTTTGAAAGAACTAAGATGGTTTATGAACATTATGTATTAAACTCAAACGCTGGAAAGTTCTTGATGATGACTTTAAATTATTCTTTAAGAAGAGCAAGAAACCTAGACAATAATAAGGATATAAAGTGGGAAAAGGATATAACGACTGTATTTGAAGCAGCATTAGAAAAAAACATAGTTGATGCATATATTATTATTGGTTGGCATTATCAGCAGTTCTACTATCTAAATCAGGATTGGCTGAAAGGTAAGGTACAACAGTTTTACACCTTAGGTGAGTATGTTTGGCATCCATTTATGGGTGGAATATTTGTTTCTCCACCACCACCTAATGATGAGATGTATCATTTATTCTATCCACATTATGAAAGAGCAATTAATGAGCATATAGACATCAAACATCGCTCTAACAGCAATGGATATATTCACCACATTGTGGCTTTTTACTTTTGGGATTACGAGAGTATTGCCGATGAAAGAATTATTGCTTTATTTTTACAAAAAGCCAAGCCAACACTACATAACGAGTTTATAGATTTTATTGGTAGACAAAAAAAATACTACCAAAGCCTTCAAAAAGAGGATGCAGAAGCATTTGAACAAAAAATTTATCAAGTATGGTCTTTTTTGACTCTGAAGTACAAAGAGACACAAGAGAAAGAGGAGTTAGAGTTGTTGGGCAACCTTGTGAAATTAATAGAATATGTTCCTGAACTAACCCCTGAATATACCAATTTAATTTTAAAGTCCAGCGAAAAAATTGATGACCAGTTTTCAACATTTTGGCTAATAAAAGGGCTCAGATTTTTAATGACAAAAGGAAACCCATCAACTGTAGCAGGCCAAATTGGGCGTATTTTCAACTCAATAGCTATGAATGCCTATATTTCAGAAGAATCTGAGTTAAATATTAAGGACTTAATGATCTTTTTATATGAAAATGGGCAGAAAACAGCAGCAAACGTAGTATGTGATAAATTGCTTAAAAATGGGTATAAGTTTTTAGTAAGTACTTATAAAAAATATAATCAAGATATAATAGGCTAA
- a CDS encoding lantibiotic dehydratase, producing the protein MNTFEPGDFYVLRTPLLERSYLEPPVGVAQGTGQVRQHLQAAYRLPALQQALYIASPDLFAQLDRWHTLAALPVPNKKQRKDLQQLSQKLWMFLARAAYRCTPFGTFAAVTVGEFRLQRHSNLALDGLGPMRTSSRLDMVYLLRLRAALEADTEVREQLRYFPNNTLYRNGDDMLCSFFDEQTLQHVASSKEYHEVAWELFTTCRQAGGMHRHEMIAHLMTGPELTEADCREFVEYLINHHLLISELYPSLNGEEYLEQLHASIAQMPAAQGYLAIINHIRRQLALIDATPDPAQSLGLYQQLAGYLSEQPFAQQTKEETDDGSNENKTSKKELIQVNAFRDENGQALSKTVPRHLVRQIATLIDTVGEVPTTKADLSTFAQAFFKRYENEAVPLLLAMDEVTGVGYPYGKRVATLPTYLQELGVVVGEGGTMPQVADPKAGQTSALDALLEQKYVEALQTGAPAIHLSKGEVQSLKASQLPTKEKPRSLPPAMVAMGKLLYQAPDDLEHNPKQDNPRNFRFQLYQASGPVVGNLLGRFCYGSPLLQQQLSATIAQVEPDNDHLVYAEVDHLPGQRVGNVIIRPRLRAYSIALGGANTNDVHQIPVTDLCLSMPDGKRLVLHSRRLGKQVVPRMSNAHNYAHNAHPLYKFLCDLQYQQEYRQLPPFFRAQRWQQRSYLPRLVYDDSLILSPRQWRVSRQLLEAVQLEKKEDLYTTISIWTHKIERLKQQLRLPHQVLLVESDNKLYIDFTNPLSLGVFLQKVFASKEVVLEEVIEEHVPSQSYSNEMIFPITSTAPPSRKQAPALAAQTLPQSIQKNFAFGSEWVYFKVYLGTLGSDRLIAEDLHPLSKDLRDSGHIDQWFFIRYTDPEAYGPHLRWRLHINHYPEEFGEIVQAFSQKLMALKQQGKIIHYLPDTYQRELSRYLPYNMELSEKWFALDSEFVGHTLELLTQDETATDALKSALAIKRLKALLDAFDLPKETREKIIHQGRANFSREFGFDAHPQAQLLKKALAKHTLPEDFNMQHQWAFIQLTDQEKPLAQQIKANLQQHGASEAQLRSLLGSYIHMFNNRFFASGQRLEEMWEYWRLE; encoded by the coding sequence ATGAATACATTCGAACCAGGTGATTTTTATGTACTGCGTACTCCATTGCTGGAGCGCAGCTACCTGGAGCCTCCGGTGGGAGTTGCCCAAGGCACAGGGCAGGTACGCCAACACCTACAAGCGGCTTATAGGCTGCCAGCCTTGCAACAAGCCTTGTACATTGCCTCCCCCGATTTGTTTGCTCAGTTAGATCGTTGGCACACTTTGGCAGCACTGCCTGTACCCAATAAAAAGCAACGCAAAGATTTGCAACAACTCAGCCAAAAGCTGTGGATGTTTTTGGCAAGGGCGGCTTATCGTTGTACCCCTTTTGGTACATTTGCTGCGGTTACCGTGGGCGAGTTTCGTTTGCAAAGACACAGCAACCTGGCACTGGATGGGCTTGGTCCCATGCGCACCTCGTCAAGGCTGGATATGGTGTATTTACTAAGGCTCAGGGCGGCACTAGAGGCAGATACAGAGGTAAGGGAGCAATTGCGTTACTTTCCTAACAATACGCTGTACCGCAATGGCGATGATATGCTGTGTTCTTTCTTTGATGAGCAAACCTTGCAACACGTTGCCTCATCGAAGGAATACCATGAGGTAGCCTGGGAGCTGTTTACCACTTGCCGCCAGGCGGGAGGCATGCACAGGCACGAAATGATTGCCCACCTGATGACAGGCCCCGAACTCACCGAGGCAGATTGCCGTGAGTTTGTGGAGTATTTGATTAACCATCATTTGCTTATTTCTGAACTGTATCCCAGTCTGAATGGTGAAGAGTACCTGGAACAATTGCACGCCAGCATAGCTCAAATGCCTGCTGCCCAAGGCTACCTCGCCATCATCAATCATATTCGTAGGCAGCTGGCGCTGATTGATGCCACGCCTGACCCTGCTCAAAGCCTGGGGCTTTATCAACAATTGGCAGGCTATCTGAGCGAACAGCCTTTTGCTCAGCAAACCAAAGAAGAAACTGATGATGGTAGCAATGAAAACAAGACTTCTAAAAAAGAACTCATCCAGGTAAATGCTTTTAGGGATGAAAATGGGCAAGCACTAAGCAAAACCGTTCCCCGCCACCTGGTACGTCAAATAGCCACTTTGATAGACACTGTAGGTGAGGTGCCCACAACAAAAGCAGACTTAAGTACCTTTGCCCAGGCTTTTTTTAAGCGTTACGAAAACGAAGCCGTGCCCTTGCTGTTGGCAATGGACGAGGTAACAGGGGTGGGTTATCCTTATGGCAAACGGGTAGCAACGCTACCTACCTATTTGCAGGAGTTGGGTGTAGTGGTTGGCGAAGGTGGAACAATGCCCCAAGTTGCTGACCCAAAGGCAGGACAGACCTCAGCGCTGGATGCCTTGCTGGAACAAAAATATGTAGAGGCTTTACAAACCGGGGCACCTGCAATACATTTGAGCAAAGGCGAAGTACAAAGTCTGAAGGCAAGCCAGTTACCAACCAAAGAAAAACCAAGGTCTTTGCCTCCGGCAATGGTGGCGATGGGTAAGCTGCTTTACCAGGCACCCGATGACCTGGAACACAACCCCAAACAGGATAACCCGCGTAATTTTCGTTTTCAGTTGTACCAAGCCAGTGGTCCCGTGGTGGGCAACCTCTTAGGCAGGTTTTGTTATGGCAGCCCCTTACTCCAGCAGCAACTCAGTGCTACCATTGCTCAGGTAGAACCTGATAATGACCACTTGGTATACGCCGAGGTAGACCATTTGCCAGGGCAACGGGTGGGCAATGTAATCATTCGCCCCCGGTTGCGTGCGTATAGCATTGCCTTGGGCGGTGCCAATACCAACGACGTTCACCAAATACCCGTGACTGACCTATGCCTAAGTATGCCTGACGGCAAACGTTTGGTATTGCACTCGCGGCGCCTGGGCAAACAAGTAGTGCCCCGGATGAGCAATGCCCATAACTACGCCCACAATGCCCACCCGCTCTATAAGTTTTTGTGTGATTTGCAATACCAACAAGAGTACCGCCAGTTGCCCCCGTTTTTTAGGGCGCAGCGCTGGCAGCAAAGGAGTTATTTGCCCCGCCTGGTCTATGATGACAGCTTGATTTTATCACCCAGGCAGTGGCGGGTGAGTCGTCAGCTATTAGAAGCAGTTCAATTAGAGAAAAAGGAAGACCTGTATACCACCATTAGTATCTGGACACACAAAATAGAAAGACTGAAACAACAATTGCGCTTGCCACATCAGGTACTTTTGGTAGAGTCAGACAATAAACTCTACATTGATTTTACCAATCCTTTGAGCCTGGGGGTGTTTTTGCAAAAGGTGTTTGCAAGTAAAGAAGTTGTTCTAGAAGAAGTAATAGAAGAGCACGTTCCAAGCCAATCCTATAGCAACGAAATGATTTTCCCGATCACCAGTACGGCCCCACCAAGCCGCAAGCAAGCCCCTGCACTTGCTGCCCAAACCCTGCCTCAAAGTATACAAAAAAACTTTGCTTTTGGCAGCGAGTGGGTCTATTTTAAAGTTTACCTGGGTACCCTGGGCAGCGATCGGCTTATTGCGGAAGACCTGCACCCGCTCAGCAAAGATTTGAGAGATTCAGGGCACATCGATCAGTGGTTTTTTATTCGGTATACCGATCCGGAGGCCTACGGTCCCCATTTGCGCTGGAGGCTGCACATCAACCATTATCCCGAAGAATTTGGCGAGATAGTGCAAGCATTTTCGCAAAAGTTGATGGCTCTAAAGCAACAGGGAAAGATTATCCACTATTTGCCTGATACCTACCAACGTGAACTCAGTCGCTACTTGCCTTATAATATGGAGTTAAGCGAAAAATGGTTTGCCCTGGACAGTGAATTTGTAGGACATACTTTAGAACTACTCACTCAGGACGAAACTGCCACCGATGCACTCAAATCGGCGCTTGCCATCAAACGCCTCAAAGCTTTATTGGATGCGTTTGATTTGCCCAAAGAAACCCGTGAGAAGATTATTCATCAAGGTAGGGCAAATTTTAGCCGGGAGTTTGGCTTTGATGCCCACCCCCAGGCACAACTCCTCAAAAAAGCACTGGCAAAGCACACATTGCCCGAAGACTTCAACATGCAGCACCAGTGGGCATTTATCCAGCTTACTGACCAGGAAAAACCACTCGCCCAACAAATAAAAGCCAACCTGCAACAACACGGGGCAAGTGAGGCTCAACTCCGTTCGCTGCTTGGTAGCTACATCCACATGTTTAATAACCGCTTTTTTGCCAGTGGGCAAAGGTTGGAGGAGATGTGGGAGTATTGGAGGTTGGAATGA